A genomic stretch from Candidatus Nitrotoga arctica includes:
- the trpE gene encoding anthranilate synthase component I produces MLNPISEQAFDQLAEQGYNRIPLVAETFADLDTPLSLYLKLANKPYSYLLESVQGGERFGRYSFIGLPADTRITVRGKHITLTTPTGETVQNADNPLDFIKDYQSRFKVAPLSGLPRFTGGLAGYFGYDTVRYIEPRLAKTQKQDVLGTPDILLMLTEQLAVVDNLSGKLFFIVHANPELPNAYVLARQRLQELAQLLRQPVEIPCAPQFPPQEAISEFGEEAYKQAVDKAKRYIFDGDIMQVVPSQRMSQPFPASPLNLYRVLRSINPSPYMFYYDMGDHHVVGASPEILVRLEGDNVTVRPIAGTRPRGKTPQQDIQLAQELLADPKELAEHLMLIDLGRNDVGRVAQQGTVKLTEKMVIERYSHVMHIVSNVEGTLKPGLAAIEVLKATFPAGTVSGAPKVRAMEIIDELEPFKRGIYAGAVGYLGFNGDMDLAIAIRTAVIKAGILYVQSGGGLVADSVPASEWTETQNKARAVLRAAEMVLAGLDNAEETGIGL; encoded by the coding sequence GTGTTGAATCCCATTTCTGAACAAGCTTTCGATCAACTTGCCGAGCAAGGATATAACCGCATTCCGCTGGTGGCAGAGACCTTTGCTGATCTGGATACGCCACTGTCGCTGTATCTTAAGCTCGCCAACAAACCTTATTCCTATCTGCTGGAATCAGTGCAGGGTGGTGAACGCTTCGGTCGGTATTCCTTTATCGGACTGCCCGCCGATACACGCATTACGGTGCGCGGTAAGCACATTACGCTAACCACTCCGACTGGCGAAACCGTCCAAAATGCAGACAATCCGCTGGATTTCATCAAGGACTACCAGTCGCGTTTCAAAGTCGCGCCGCTGTCCGGCCTGCCGCGTTTTACCGGCGGGCTGGCTGGTTATTTCGGCTATGACACCGTACGCTATATCGAGCCACGTCTGGCCAAAACGCAAAAACAGGATGTGCTCGGCACGCCAGATATACTGCTAATGCTCACCGAGCAGCTGGCGGTAGTGGACAATCTGTCCGGCAAGCTCTTTTTCATTGTACATGCCAATCCGGAACTGCCCAATGCGTATGTATTGGCACGGCAGCGCCTGCAAGAACTGGCCCAGTTGCTGCGCCAACCAGTTGAAATACCATGTGCCCCGCAATTCCCCCCCCAGGAGGCCATATCTGAGTTCGGTGAGGAAGCCTACAAACAGGCCGTAGATAAGGCCAAGCGCTATATTTTTGATGGCGATATCATGCAGGTTGTACCTTCGCAGCGCATGAGCCAGCCATTCCCTGCTTCACCGCTCAACCTTTACCGGGTGCTACGTTCCATCAATCCCTCACCCTACATGTTCTATTACGACATGGGCGACCATCATGTGGTTGGTGCTTCACCTGAAATTCTGGTGCGACTGGAAGGTGACAACGTGACCGTGCGCCCCATCGCCGGCACCCGTCCACGCGGTAAGACACCGCAACAGGATATCCAATTGGCGCAAGAGCTGCTGGCCGATCCGAAGGAGCTGGCGGAACACCTGATGCTCATAGACCTCGGGCGTAATGACGTTGGCCGCGTCGCACAACAGGGCACGGTGAAGCTCACCGAGAAAATGGTAATTGAGCGGTATTCGCACGTGATGCACATTGTGTCCAATGTTGAAGGCACGCTCAAACCGGGGCTGGCTGCGATTGAGGTATTAAAAGCCACCTTCCCGGCTGGCACGGTGAGCGGCGCACCCAAAGTACGCGCGATGGAAATCATCGACGAACTAGAGCCTTTCAAGCGTGGCATCTATGCGGGCGCGGTCGGTTATCTGGGCTTCAATGGCGACATGGATCTTGCCATTGCCATCCGCACTGCCGTGATTAAAGCAGGTATTCTTTATGTCCAATCCGGGGGAGGCTTAGTAGCCGACTCAGTACCGGCTAGCGAATGGACAGAAACACAGAATAAAGCACGTGCAGTGCTGCGTGCTGCCGAGATGGTTCTAGCTGGACTGGATAATGCTGAAGAAACAGGAATTGGCTTATAG
- a CDS encoding phosphoglycolate phosphatase, with translation MVRAHFPLSISAILIDLDGTLLHTAPELVASANCMLRDLGRPAVSQDLLTSYIGNGVSWLVKRALTGDMHAEPDANLYEQALPIFEQHYNELLLQSKPFEGVIAGLDAMQAAGFRLGCITNKVKRYTEPLLEGLGLAHYFEIVLSGDSLPEKKPHPLPLLHAAKFFGVPVEQVLLIGDSLNDSVAARAAGCPIVCVPYGYNHGEPVDTLDLDAVIDTLPDVIKLIQKA, from the coding sequence ATGGTGCGAGCACATTTTCCACTGAGCATCTCCGCTATCCTCATAGATCTGGATGGCACGTTACTCCACACTGCACCTGAACTGGTGGCCTCCGCTAATTGCATGTTGCGTGACCTGGGTCGTCCTGCCGTGTCACAAGATTTGTTGACAAGCTATATCGGTAATGGGGTCAGTTGGCTGGTGAAACGCGCGCTGACCGGTGACATGCATGCCGAGCCGGATGCAAATCTATATGAACAGGCGCTGCCGATTTTCGAACAGCACTACAATGAGCTGCTATTACAGAGTAAACCGTTTGAGGGAGTGATTGCCGGGCTGGACGCTATGCAGGCGGCCGGGTTCCGCCTAGGCTGCATTACCAACAAGGTAAAACGCTACACTGAGCCCCTGCTTGAGGGTTTAGGACTCGCACATTATTTTGAGATCGTGCTGTCCGGCGATAGCCTGCCGGAAAAAAAACCACATCCGCTGCCGCTACTGCATGCCGCGAAGTTTTTCGGCGTTCCGGTGGAGCAAGTGCTGCTGATCGGCGATTCACTCAATGACTCGGTTGCGGCGCGCGCCGCTGGTTGTCCCATAGTGTGTGTGCCCTACGGCTACAATCACGGCGAGCCGGTGGATACATTGGATCTGGACGCTGTGATTGACACGCTGCCAGATGTGATCAAGCTGATTCAAAAAGCATAA
- the rpe gene encoding ribulose-phosphate 3-epimerase → MYKIAPSILSANFAKLGEEVINVIASGADIIHFDVMDNHYVPNLTIGPLVCSAIRPLTQAEIDVHLMVKPVDRIIPDFAKAGANIISFHPEASEHIDRTLSLIKENGCKAGLVFNPGTPLSYLDHVMDKIDLILIMSVNPGFGGQKFIPDALNKLRTARQKINESGRDIMLEIDGGVNTSNIAEIAAAGCDTFVAGSAVYGAGKDTDPHRYDSIIAALRAELAKVSK, encoded by the coding sequence ATGTACAAAATTGCACCTAGCATTCTTTCCGCCAATTTCGCCAAGCTCGGTGAAGAAGTCATCAATGTCATTGCCTCCGGCGCGGATATTATCCACTTCGATGTGATGGACAACCATTACGTCCCCAACCTGACCATTGGTCCGTTAGTGTGCTCTGCCATTCGTCCGCTTACCCAAGCAGAAATCGATGTGCACCTGATGGTCAAACCGGTGGACCGTATCATCCCGGATTTTGCCAAAGCCGGCGCCAATATTATCTCGTTTCACCCGGAAGCGTCCGAGCACATCGACCGCACTCTCAGCCTGATCAAGGAAAACGGCTGTAAGGCCGGGCTAGTATTCAATCCTGGCACACCATTGAGCTATCTTGACCATGTCATGGACAAAATCGACCTGATCCTGATTATGTCAGTGAACCCCGGTTTTGGCGGCCAGAAATTTATCCCCGACGCGCTGAACAAGTTGCGCACCGCGCGACAAAAGATTAATGAAAGCGGACGCGACATCATGCTGGAAATCGACGGCGGTGTGAACACCAGCAATATTGCGGAAATTGCTGCTGCGGGTTGCGATACCTTCGTTGCCGGCTCCGCTGTGTATGGTGCAGGCAAGGACACGGATCCGCACCGCTATGATTCCATCATCGCCGCTTTGCGCGCCGAACTAGCCAAAGTAAGCAAATAA
- the xth gene encoding exodeoxyribonuclease III encodes MKIATWNVNSLKVRLPHTLDWLAVNQPDALCLQETKQEDSKFPLAELQQAGYQAVFSGQKTYNGVAIISKTVPEDVMYGLPNFPDEQRRVIAATLNGVRVVCVYVPNGQSIDSDKYQYKLAWLTALQNWLKDELVRYPKLVLLGDYNIAPEDRDVHDPQAWVGNVLVSEPERAAFRALEQLGLRDSFRLFEQPEKSYTWWDYRMMAFRRNMGLRIDHILVSEALVPNCTACSIDRSLRKLERPSDHVPVVADIV; translated from the coding sequence ATGAAAATTGCGACCTGGAATGTGAACTCCCTTAAGGTGCGTCTGCCTCATACATTGGACTGGCTAGCTGTTAATCAGCCGGATGCGCTGTGTTTGCAGGAAACCAAGCAAGAGGATAGTAAATTTCCCCTGGCAGAGTTACAACAGGCTGGCTATCAAGCTGTATTTAGCGGACAGAAGACCTATAACGGGGTAGCCATTATCAGCAAGACTGTGCCTGAAGATGTAATGTATGGCCTGCCGAATTTTCCGGATGAGCAAAGGCGCGTGATTGCTGCCACGCTCAACGGCGTGCGTGTGGTATGCGTTTATGTGCCGAATGGTCAGAGTATTGATTCAGACAAATATCAATACAAATTGGCGTGGCTGACCGCTTTGCAGAATTGGTTAAAAGACGAGTTGGTTCGTTACCCTAAACTTGTGCTCCTTGGCGATTACAACATCGCACCCGAAGACCGTGATGTGCATGATCCTCAGGCATGGGTAGGCAATGTGCTGGTGAGCGAGCCTGAGCGCGCGGCATTCAGAGCGCTCGAACAACTTGGGCTGCGCGATAGTTTCCGCCTGTTCGAGCAGCCGGAGAAATCCTATACCTGGTGGGATTACCGCATGATGGCCTTCCGCCGCAATATGGGATTGCGCATTGACCACATTTTGGTGAGTGAGGCGCTAGTACCGAATTGCACTGCCTGTTCAATAGACCGCTCGCTACGAAAGTTGGAGCGTCCATCAGATCATGTGCCGGTAGTGGCGGATATCGTCTGA
- a CDS encoding RNA-binding domain-containing protein: protein MNEKLNSLDLPGLAEAYDLECKAAQGRDGRGELPEDFWKSYSAMANADGGIILLGVQEKPQGSFQALGLAEIERVRKALWDNLHNRKQVSVNLLDEEDIQSVEIDGKTVLRIQVPRASRQSKPVYIGSNPLGGTYLRRYEGDYLADDETVRRMLAERVEDSRDERILKGFDFSDLDMETVAAYRNRFAAVKPGHVWADLPVTEFLEKIGAYGKNREEGYSGIRLAGLLMFGRAEVIRDALPRYMVDYQERPEAKAEKRWVDRLVPDGGWSGNIYDFFRKVYQKLTSDLKVPFQLQNGQRVEDTPVHEALREALVNTLIHADFTGRVSVLVVKRPDMFGFRNPGLMRISPELAIHGGNSDCRNRRLQTMFQLVGYGDHAGSGIPKIYNNWANRHWRRPVLYEVRDPEQTLMELRMSSLVPEEAIAELEAYLGEKFHALSEPERLALITASTEGVVSHARLREICIEHPADLSKILAHLVRDNLLASDGTGRGMVYFLPWQKQREDALFDLRMGVAGIAGSRTIPPELGSVPPELNTIPPELGAIPPELPPQYLEWNDLPPELQSELLALAEPIRAKPRVPPELLKQTILALCDRRYLGRRVLACLLERNADDLLKRTLTPMVAAKLLIPAFASSSNPKQAYMAVSSSSKQAM from the coding sequence ATGAACGAAAAATTAAACAGTCTTGACTTGCCTGGCCTTGCCGAAGCTTACGATCTGGAATGCAAGGCAGCGCAAGGTCGTGACGGGCGCGGAGAACTACCTGAGGATTTCTGGAAAAGCTACAGCGCGATGGCGAATGCCGATGGTGGCATCATTTTGCTTGGCGTTCAGGAAAAACCTCAGGGCAGTTTCCAGGCACTGGGGCTGGCCGAGATTGAACGTGTGCGCAAGGCTTTATGGGATAACCTGCATAACCGGAAACAGGTCAGCGTCAATTTATTGGACGAGGAAGATATTCAGTCCGTCGAGATCGACGGAAAAACGGTACTGCGCATTCAGGTACCACGTGCTTCGCGTCAATCGAAGCCGGTGTATATCGGCAGCAATCCCCTGGGCGGTACCTATTTGCGCCGCTACGAGGGGGATTATCTGGCCGATGATGAAACGGTACGCCGCATGCTTGCCGAGCGTGTGGAAGATTCACGTGACGAGCGAATTCTGAAAGGATTCGATTTTTCCGACCTTGATATGGAAACGGTGGCCGCTTATCGGAACCGTTTTGCGGCGGTCAAGCCCGGCCACGTCTGGGCTGATTTGCCTGTAACAGAATTTTTGGAGAAGATTGGCGCATACGGTAAAAATCGCGAAGAAGGCTATTCGGGTATACGTTTGGCGGGATTGTTGATGTTTGGCCGGGCCGAAGTTATTCGTGATGCTTTACCGCGTTACATGGTCGATTATCAGGAGCGTCCAGAAGCCAAGGCGGAAAAACGCTGGGTTGATCGGTTAGTGCCTGATGGCGGTTGGTCCGGGAATATCTACGATTTTTTCCGTAAGGTGTATCAAAAGTTGACCTCTGATCTGAAAGTGCCCTTCCAGCTTCAGAATGGTCAGCGGGTTGAGGATACGCCCGTGCATGAAGCTTTGCGTGAAGCCTTGGTCAATACCTTGATTCATGCTGATTTTACAGGTCGTGTATCTGTGCTTGTGGTGAAGCGACCAGACATGTTCGGCTTTCGTAATCCGGGGCTAATGCGTATATCACCCGAGTTAGCGATTCATGGTGGCAATAGCGATTGCCGTAATCGTCGGCTGCAAACCATGTTCCAGCTGGTGGGTTACGGCGACCATGCAGGATCGGGCATTCCAAAAATATATAACAACTGGGCGAATCGACACTGGCGGCGCCCGGTTCTCTATGAGGTTCGTGATCCTGAACAAACTTTGATGGAATTGCGAATGAGCAGCCTGGTGCCTGAAGAGGCGATTGCCGAGCTGGAAGCTTATCTTGGTGAAAAATTCCATGCGCTTTCCGAGCCCGAGCGGCTTGCTTTGATTACGGCCAGTACGGAAGGCGTGGTAAGTCATGCCCGGCTACGGGAAATATGTATTGAGCACCCCGCAGACCTTTCGAAGATTCTGGCGCACTTGGTGCGGGACAACCTTCTTGCTTCGGATGGAACAGGCAGGGGGATGGTCTACTTCTTGCCGTGGCAGAAGCAACGCGAAGATGCACTTTTTGACCTGAGGATGGGGGTGGCGGGTATAGCAGGGAGCCGCACCATACCTCCAGAGCTTGGCTCGGTACCTCCAGAGCTAAACACCATACCTCCAGAGCTCGGAGCTATACCTCCAGAGCTTCCACCTCAGTACCTGGAATGGAATGATCTGCCGCCAGAACTTCAATCGGAGTTGTTGGCGCTGGCAGAACCGATCAGGGCTAAACCCCGCGTTCCTCCAGAGCTTTTGAAGCAGACCATTCTTGCCTTGTGTGATAGGCGTTATCTTGGTAGGCGGGTGTTGGCATGCTTGCTGGAACGAAACGCGGATGACTTGCTCAAGCGGACACTGACCCCGATGGTAGCAGCCAAATTGTTAATTCCTGCCTTTGCTTCAAGCAGCAATCCAAAGCAAGCTTATATGGCTGTCAGTTCATCATCGAAGCAGGCAATGTGA
- a CDS encoding HsdM family class I SAM-dependent methyltransferase, whose translation MNATASIVSKVWSFCTTLRDDGVGYGDYLEQLTYLIFLKMADEYSQPPYNRKVGIPAEFNWQSLKAKRGAELEVHYVTLLRELGNKSGMLGTIFTKAQNKIQDPAKLFRLIAMVDETEWVTMGADVKGDIYEGLLERNAEDTKSGAGQYFTPRALIKAMVECVRPEPNKTIADPACGTGGFFLAAYDFLTTPKNYQLDKTQKKFLKQDTFNGNEIVAGTRRLALMNMFLHNIGEIDGESMVSPNDALVADSGKRYDYVLANPPFGKKSSMSFTNDEGEQEKDDLTYNRQDFWATTSNKQLNFVQHIRTMLKTTGRAAVVVPDNVLFEGGAGETVRKKLLETTELHTILRLPTGIFYANGVKANVLFFDNRAASKEPWTKTVWYYDYRTNIHHTLKKKPLRFEDLQEFIACYNPPNRHERKESWNEQNNLEGRWRKFSYEQILARDKTSLDIFWLKDKSLADLDNLPEPDELALEIIDNLEAGLNSFREIAAAL comes from the coding sequence ATGAACGCAACCGCATCCATCGTTTCCAAGGTCTGGAGTTTTTGCACCACGTTGCGCGACGACGGGGTGGGCTATGGCGATTATCTGGAGCAGCTTACTTATCTGATCTTTCTAAAAATGGCGGACGAATACAGCCAGCCGCCATACAACCGCAAGGTGGGCATTCCCGCTGAATTCAACTGGCAGAGTCTGAAGGCCAAGCGTGGTGCGGAACTGGAGGTGCATTACGTGACGCTGTTGCGTGAGCTGGGCAACAAGTCGGGGATGCTGGGGACGATTTTCACCAAGGCACAGAACAAGATTCAAGACCCCGCCAAACTGTTTCGCCTGATTGCGATGGTGGACGAAACGGAATGGGTGACGATGGGCGCGGATGTGAAGGGCGACATCTACGAGGGCTTGCTGGAACGCAACGCGGAAGATACCAAATCCGGCGCGGGGCAATACTTCACGCCGCGTGCGTTGATCAAAGCGATGGTGGAATGCGTGCGGCCTGAGCCGAACAAGACCATCGCCGATCCGGCCTGCGGCACGGGCGGATTTTTTCTGGCGGCCTATGATTTTCTTACCACCCCGAAAAACTATCAGCTCGACAAGACGCAAAAGAAGTTTCTCAAACAAGATACTTTCAATGGCAATGAGATTGTAGCGGGCACACGCCGTCTGGCCTTGATGAACATGTTCTTGCACAACATCGGCGAAATCGACGGAGAGAGCATGGTGTCGCCGAACGATGCATTAGTAGCTGACAGTGGCAAACGTTACGACTACGTGCTGGCGAATCCGCCATTCGGAAAAAAGAGCTCGATGAGCTTTACGAATGATGAAGGCGAGCAAGAGAAAGATGACCTAACTTACAACCGGCAGGATTTCTGGGCGACGACTTCCAACAAGCAGCTCAATTTTGTGCAACACATCCGCACCATGCTGAAAACCACCGGGCGCGCAGCAGTAGTCGTTCCGGACAATGTGTTGTTCGAAGGCGGCGCGGGTGAGACGGTGCGCAAGAAGTTGCTGGAAACCACCGAGCTGCATACCATATTGCGGCTACCCACCGGTATTTTTTACGCCAACGGTGTGAAGGCGAATGTGCTGTTCTTCGACAACCGTGCGGCGAGTAAAGAGCCGTGGACGAAAACGGTGTGGTACTACGACTATCGCACCAACATTCACCACACGCTGAAAAAGAAGCCACTACGCTTCGAGGATTTGCAGGAGTTCATTGCCTGCTACAACCCGCCAAACCGCCATGAACGCAAGGAAAGCTGGAATGAGCAGAACAATCTAGAAGGCCGCTGGCGAAAATTCAGCTACGAGCAAATCCTCGCGCGCGACAAAACCAGTCTGGATATTTTCTGGTTAAAGGATAAGAGCCTTGCCGATCTGGACAACTTGCCCGAGCCGGATGAACTGGCATTAGAGATCATCGACAACCTGGAGGCGGGGTTGAACAGTTTCAGAGAAATTGCGGCGGCGTTATAG